Genomic window (Streptomyces sp. SLBN-31):
TCGTACAACCGCCGTTCGAGGGCGGTCAGGAGCAGCGGCGAGGGGCCGAGCACCTCCGCCTGACGGATGCGCAGGCGCGACGGTGCCTCCCGCAGGACCGCCGGGATGTCGGCCTTCGCGTGGAACGCGCGCGTCAACAGCAGCGGAAGGGCCACGACTTCACGGACGCCGTCCGCCGCCAGCGACTCCAGGACTCCCTGCACGGACGGGATGTTGAAGTCCAGGAAACCGGTCTCCACCCGGACCTCCGGGCGCAGCGCGCGCACCTCGCGGACCAGGGCATGCACCGTCGCGGCATGCCGCGGGTCACGGCTGCCGTGCGCGATCACCACGAGGACGGGGCGGGCGGACGTCGTACGCATGGAACCTCAGTTCCTCACGAGCAGGCCGCGGCTGCGCAGGACCCAGCGTTCGAGGGGGCTGAATACGATCAGGTCGATGGCGATGCCGACGAAGAGGATGAGCAGGATGGCTTCGAAGACCATGGCCATGTCGGAGGCGGTGCGGGCGTTTTCGAGGAGTTGGCCGAGGCCGACGCCGAGGTCGGGGAAGCTGGCGATGATCTCGGCGGCCATGAGGGAGCGCCAGGAGAAGGCCCAGCCCTGTTTCATGCCGGCGACGTAGCCGGGCAGGGCGGCGGGCAGGGTGATGTGCCAGGTGCCCTTGAGGCCGGTGGCGCCCATGGTGCGGCCGGCGCGCAGGAAGAGCGGGGGGACCTGGTCGACGCCGGAGACGAGGCCGTTGGCGATGGAGGGGACGGCGCCGAGCAGGATGACGGCGTACATCATGGAGTTGTTCAGGCCGAGCCAGATCACGGCGGGGGGTACCCAGGCGACGGAGGGCAGGGACTGCAGGCCGGACAGGATGGGGCCGATGGCGGCGCGGATGAACTTCACGCGGGCCACCAGCAGGCCCAG
Coding sequences:
- a CDS encoding ABC transporter permease, translating into MASTDTTPAQDAGSVEAGLDALETTTTGRASLRQTLVNKVLPPITAIAVVLVVWQGLISFGIVDDPSKLPSPADVWHVLRQSWLEGTLLGYIWTSVSRGLLGFCLALLIGTPLGLLVARVKFIRAAIGPILSGLQSLPSVAWVPPAVIWLGLNNSMMYAVILLGAVPSIANGLVSGVDQVPPLFLRAGRTMGATGLKGTWHITLPAALPGYVAGMKQGWAFSWRSLMAAEIIASFPDLGVGLGQLLENARTASDMAMVFEAILLILFVGIAIDLIVFSPLERWVLRSRGLLVRN